In one Natronosalvus amylolyticus genomic region, the following are encoded:
- a CDS encoding Rrf2 family transcriptional regulator, translating into MSSIELTPSQKKILRALTNLHTEDEDAIKGEDIAEQVDRNPGTIRNQMQSLKALQLVEGVPGPKGGYKPTAAAFEALEIQQMDEPAAVPITHEGTEVEGVLVEEIDLSSVHHPELCRAEIHVQGSTSDIHEGDTVIVGPTPLSKLVIEGELDGKDDTNNILILRINDMVAPAEEPAH; encoded by the coding sequence ATGTCATCAATCGAACTTACGCCAAGCCAAAAAAAGATTCTCCGCGCACTGACCAACCTGCATACTGAAGACGAAGACGCCATAAAAGGTGAAGATATCGCCGAGCAGGTCGACCGAAATCCCGGAACGATTCGCAATCAGATGCAGAGCCTGAAAGCCCTCCAGCTCGTCGAAGGTGTACCCGGGCCGAAAGGTGGTTACAAACCGACCGCCGCCGCGTTCGAAGCACTCGAGATTCAGCAGATGGACGAACCTGCGGCTGTTCCAATCACCCACGAAGGTACCGAAGTCGAAGGCGTTCTCGTCGAAGAAATCGACCTCTCGAGCGTCCACCATCCCGAACTATGCCGGGCTGAGATTCACGTCCAGGGCTCGACCAGCGACATCCACGAGGGTGACACTGTTATCGTCGGTCCGACGCCGCTCTCGAAACTCGTTATCGAAGGCGAACTCGACGGGAAAGACGACACGAACAACATCCTGATCTTGCGGATCAACGACATGGTCGCTCCGGCCGAAGAGCCGGCACACTGA